Sequence from the Maribacter algicola genome:
GAGTATAAATACAATTGGCACAAGAACTATATTCTTTCCAAAAAATGACTTTCTAACTATTTGAGGCTTTCCAAAGTTGATGATACTGATAGGTTGCAACTGCTCTGCTAATTCCAGTTTTTTCGCTTCAATATCTCTTATAAGAATGTTCTTATATTGGAAAAGATCGGCAATATTAACTTGTTCCTGATTGTCCAAAATAATCCGTTCACTAGAAATGGGATTATTCCCCGAAGCCAGATTATTGGTATAATTGGTAACAATCCTATCGACCTGTTCCAATAATACTTGGTTTTGTTCGATTCTATTTTCTGCGTTATTTCTAGTTATTTGGAGGACATCGTCAAAGTAAGAATTGGAATTGATATAATCCATAACTTTTTTGGCAAACTCACTTCCCTTTTCCTTGTTTTTGTAGTAGAATGTAATCCGATGACTAAAAGAGCTTTTGTCCTCTAGCTCTGCCCTTAACAGATCCGCAATAGCATTGGTGTTTTCAAAATTCTGTAGTAGCTCCAGATATTGCATATCCGTTTCAGAGGTAACTTCCTCCATGGCCTTACCAACGGTGATCTCCAAACCTGAGAAATCAATATCCATTATTCCTATGGACTGAAAAAAACTAGTATCCTTTGCAGCAATATTTGATTGTAATTCGTCTATTACATCATACAAATAATTCTTACTGTTTAATTGGGGCTTTACAATAACCTCCGTCTTTAGTCTTTTTGAAACAATTTGGTTTAATCCATAGCCGACCGCCAATCCCAATAAAATTAAACCAATGAGTATAAAAGCATTTTTCTTTAAATAGAGAAAAACTCTCAGTATAAACCTGAAAATGGCATTAAATCCCCTGCCGATAAGCTGGAATAGCTGTCCCAAGTCGATTTCATCGGAACTGTCCTGATTTTTAATTGATTGATTTTCCGCCATGTTATGAGTAAAATATTTGTTTTAAAATACGATCTGTAATCAAATAGGTGGGCTTTACGCCCGTTGTACCCAATCCTCCCGAAGCCAAAGTACTGCCAGTTTCCAAAGGATTGTCCGATGCATAATAGGCATATCGCACCTTCACATCTTCCCGTATACTTTTTCTAATTTTCGAGGCAGATTGTATCGCTTTTTGATAGTGCACCCCTTCCATTTCCAATCCTATTACGTTCCAAGTGGATTCATGAAAAAACTTCAGTATATCCTTATTCTGGAGCGAAGTCCCTAAAACGGTTACCATGGCTCCTTCAAAAACTTTAAGACCGTTTCCTTTGAAATCTTCGCTGCACAGTTCGTTGTTAAAAGGATAGTTGTCCGCCGTTCCCTCAAAAATATGTGCCGAAGGAATCATAATGTCTCCTTTGCCTCCTTCCAATATCCCGGCCTTTCCCATAATGGAGACTGATACTACATTTAAGAAAACCTCCCTCTCCTCCTTTTCATATGGCTTAAGAAACTCATCGATAGTTTCAAAGGCCTGCTCCCCAAAGGCATAGTCCATTACAAATATAACAGGTTTTTCTTCTTCACCTGTACTTGGGAAATTATAGCAGCATACGTTTTTATTGAACCTCCCCGTATCAAATATTTGTACATCAATATTGGTACCCGAGGAATCCTCAATGGATATCATGCCATTGGCCTCTGCAAATTCCCGCACCTTTAATCGCAAGTCTTCACTGCCCGATGCGCTCAAGGCTTCATAAATTTCCAGCTTGTTCGCATTGGGAAAATCATCTTTTAGTGCATGGGTTGCAAAAAAAGAATTCATGACACTATGCATATTAGCGGAGATTATATGGATAGGCCTTTCCAATAGACCATGTTCTTCCAAAATCGCTTTTATGTGGTTGGCCCAACGTTCCCCATGAATGTGATGTCCCAATCGCTCCCTTAACAAAGTACTAAATGTAATGGAGCGCTTTTCTCCTGTCAATTCCTCTTCAATTGCCAATTTTCCCAACCAATATACAATGCGTAAAAATCGCTCTGGGTTGGTTTCCGTTGCCAATTTATTGTAAACATTCAATACTTCTCCAAAGGACCTTCCCAAAATATTTGCCGTATGTATCAAAGCAATTTCCTTTTCGGATTGTTCCAGCTCTGTCTTTTTCAGGGAGGCTTCCAGCTTTGTCCAATCCCTAATGGTTTTATTGGAATCAGGAATCAAGACCTTATTACATATTTTTTCGGATTCGATGAACAAAAATGTTAAATGGGTCAGAATATCATAGATATCCGATCTGCCACGTGTAATCTCAATGTTCATTTGTTCGTCATCGATACGGTAACAATTCCGTCTTCTTTTTGGGGGAATAATGGGGTCTATATGGGAAATTCCATAACCCTCGTCAGAAGTTAGATTGATAAACCTACATTGCTCTATGCCCTCTGGCAGTCTTTCCAAAACGTACAAAAGACCGTTGAGCTCCGCCTTTT
This genomic interval carries:
- a CDS encoding DUF6909 family protein; protein product: MGKTVTTTRAQESTNAIERMYITMRHLFNRGFYKPTGVSGEALKNALLLLRPEIYGSLGEEKAELNGLLYVLERLPEGIEQCRFINLTSDEGYGISHIDPIIPPKRRRNCYRIDDEQMNIEITRGRSDIYDILTHLTFLFIESEKICNKVLIPDSNKTIRDWTKLEASLKKTELEQSEKEIALIHTANILGRSFGEVLNVYNKLATETNPERFLRIVYWLGKLAIEEELTGEKRSITFSTLLRERLGHHIHGERWANHIKAILEEHGLLERPIHIISANMHSVMNSFFATHALKDDFPNANKLEIYEALSASGSEDLRLKVREFAEANGMISIEDSSGTNIDVQIFDTGRFNKNVCCYNFPSTGEEEKPVIFVMDYAFGEQAFETIDEFLKPYEKEEREVFLNVVSVSIMGKAGILEGGKGDIMIPSAHIFEGTADNYPFNNELCSEDFKGNGLKVFEGAMVTVLGTSLQNKDILKFFHESTWNVIGLEMEGVHYQKAIQSASKIRKSIREDVKVRYAYYASDNPLETGSTLASGGLGTTGVKPTYLITDRILKQIFYS